CGGCGAACGGTCGGGCCAGCCCACTCGGACTGGAATCCGGTCATGGCGATCCCCCCCCGCAGCCTGGTTACGCTACTAGTCTGCCACGGGCGGGACGATCCGATCAGGTTCGCCGGTCACGACGAACACGCAGACGGCGCCTCCATGAGGCGCCGTCTGGACGTCCGGCCCCCCCTTGGGTCGGCCGGTCACGCGGATCGAAGGGCTAGCCGCCGGCTTCGACGCCGCGGAGCAGCTGGCGGACTTCCGTCTCGCGGTAGCGACGGTGCCCGCCGAGCGTGCGGATGCTGGAGAGCTTGCCTGCCTTGGCCCACCGGGTCACGGTCTTGGGGTCGACACGGAACAGCGCGGCGACCTCCGCCGGGGTGAGCAGCGCCTCGGGAGCGGGCGCAGACTGGACGGTACGACTGGCGGACATGGTTGCCACCCCTCACCTCGAACTTCCCCCCGTCGAGACGGGATTCTCGCGGAGGTCCTGAATATCCTAGAGGCGTCGAATGGGACAGACCATAGCAACTTAGGGCTATTTTCCGCCCCGCCTAGTAGGACTATCGGCAACCGACCGCCAGAGCTTCGGCAAAAGGTGCGGAGACCTCAATTGCTGGATTCCCGTCCCCGCAGCGCCGACCAGCGCTCGCTCAACGTGCGGTACAGCTCGCTGGAACGGTCCAGGTCGCCCGCTTCCAGGGCACCCAGCGCCTCCCACACCTCGGCGGCCGAGTGGTCGGCGACCAGGTCCTCGAACGGGATTGCCCTGGTTAATCCTCCGTAGTCGAGCTGGACCAGGCTGTCGGGGTCGAAGCTGTGGAGCCAGGCGCGCAGTTCCTCGACGGCCACGACCATCTCGGCGTCGTCCATCAGCTCCTGCAGGATGGAGACGGCCCGGGAGGCGCGGCCGCGCGCCTTGGCCATGGTCGTCCGGTAGGTGAGCCGGGCCGCCTGGCCCGACGCCGGGGCCCCGACCCGCCGCTCGCCGTCCTCGAACAGGGCGAACCAGGGCAGGGGGACGTGCCACGCCGCCTGCTGGATGTGGCTGCGCGACCCGGGCCGCTCGTTCTCCCAGCGCTCCAGGGTCTGCTCCGCCCTCTCGACGTCGCCGGCGGACACGAACGCGTCGGCCACCTCGTCCGGGACCGAGCTGCGGAAGGCGACCAGCGACTGGAGGGTCCGCAGCTCGGTCCGGAGGGGGCAGAGGTAGACCACGTCCCCGACCCGCTCGACGAGGGCGTGCTCCCGGTCGGCGCCAACGGTCAGGCCGAGGGCGCGGGCCAGGCCGCGGCGCTCCTCGCGGCCGACGAGCAGGCTCGCCGGCAGGACCTGACCGGCCTCCACGTACGACGCCCACTCCGCTCGCTCGCGGGGCGGGAACGCCGCCAGCGGCTGGTAGATGCGTAGATACGCCGTGAAGGCATGGCCCTTCATGGTGAGGAGTATAAGGAGAGGCCTGTGGTAGGTTGGCCTACCGGTGGGTACTCCCCACCATGCGTCTGCCGCTCTGGCGGCGATCCCGCCGGGGCCCGTCCAGGAGGTCATCCTTGGGAGCGTTCGGGCTCAT
Above is a genomic segment from Actinomycetota bacterium containing:
- a CDS encoding BldC family transcriptional regulator, whose product is MSASRTVQSAPAPEALLTPAEVAALFRVDPKTVTRWAKAGKLSSIRTLGGHRRYRETEVRQLLRGVEAGG